One stretch of Paucidesulfovibrio gracilis DSM 16080 DNA includes these proteins:
- the flhA gene encoding flagellar biosynthesis protein FlhA, producing MAGTNTKNFLQNIDYERFAKQGDVLLAGGVVVILFVMLVPLPTIFLDFMLSVSISLGLVVLITAMFMTSPLEFSIFPSLLLVTTLLRLALNVATTRVILLHGDEGTSAAGSVIQSFGEFVVGGNYVIGIVIFMILFILNKTVIVQGTTRIAEVAARFTLDAMPGKQMAIEADLNAGLIDEQQAVQQRENIRREADFYGAMDGAGKFVSGDVKAGMMITMVNIIGGFLIGILQKGMDWRDAASTYTLLTIGDGLVATIPSLIISTSAGIIVSRAASEAKMGEEFIGQLTLHHKALQLVSGILVVFAIVPGMPTIPFLVLAGLLFGLSRLSRAQQQSLQGAEEDGAKVPATTLDTPEEVQSLLALDQLELEVGYGLIPLVDEEQSGNLLSRIRSIRRQFALDMGVIVPSLHLRDNLQLKPGEYRVMIKGNSVASAEILIDHYLAMDPGDAKHRIQGVDTVEPAFNLPAVWIPEAQKEEAMLAGYTVVDPSTVVATHLTEVFRRNLHEFLGRQEVQELLDNLSERAPKAVENLVPGIMSLGVMQKVLQSLVQEGVSIRDLLTIVETLADYGTAIQDPAQLTEYVRSRMGRTILKPYLASDGSLPILTLDPDIDQVLNDSLRQTDQGAYLALEPGLAQRIIQNINQTLDNAVGTDGTPVLLVTPHLRTHLAQLTVRFLPTLPVISQAEIPADVKIHSLAVVKLS from the coding sequence ATGGCCGGAACCAATACCAAGAACTTCCTCCAAAATATCGACTACGAACGCTTCGCCAAACAGGGAGATGTACTGCTGGCAGGCGGCGTGGTGGTTATTCTCTTCGTCATGCTGGTGCCGCTGCCGACCATCTTCCTGGACTTCATGCTTTCGGTGAGCATCTCGCTCGGGCTGGTGGTTTTGATCACGGCCATGTTCATGACCAGCCCCTTGGAATTCTCCATCTTTCCGTCACTTTTGCTGGTCACGACCCTGCTCCGTCTGGCCCTGAACGTGGCCACCACGCGCGTCATCCTGCTACACGGCGATGAAGGCACCTCAGCTGCGGGGTCGGTCATTCAAAGTTTTGGCGAATTCGTTGTGGGCGGCAACTACGTCATCGGAATCGTCATTTTTATGATCCTGTTCATTCTGAACAAGACCGTCATCGTCCAGGGCACCACACGCATCGCGGAAGTGGCCGCACGCTTCACCTTGGACGCCATGCCCGGTAAGCAGATGGCCATCGAGGCGGACCTCAATGCAGGACTCATCGACGAACAGCAAGCCGTGCAGCAACGCGAGAACATCCGTCGCGAGGCCGACTTCTACGGCGCCATGGACGGTGCGGGCAAGTTTGTTTCCGGAGACGTGAAAGCCGGCATGATGATCACCATGGTCAACATCATCGGTGGATTTCTCATCGGTATTCTGCAGAAAGGTATGGATTGGCGCGACGCCGCCTCCACCTACACCCTGCTGACCATCGGTGACGGCCTTGTGGCCACCATCCCTTCTCTCATCATTTCCACCTCTGCAGGCATCATTGTTTCACGCGCCGCCTCCGAAGCCAAGATGGGCGAAGAATTCATCGGTCAGCTGACGCTGCACCACAAAGCGCTGCAACTCGTTTCCGGCATCCTGGTGGTCTTCGCCATTGTTCCCGGCATGCCCACCATCCCCTTCCTGGTTCTTGCCGGATTGCTGTTCGGCCTGAGCCGACTTTCCCGCGCCCAGCAGCAATCTCTGCAAGGTGCCGAAGAGGACGGTGCCAAGGTGCCCGCCACCACCCTGGACACGCCCGAGGAAGTGCAATCCCTGCTGGCTCTGGATCAACTGGAACTGGAAGTGGGATACGGACTCATTCCTCTGGTGGATGAAGAGCAAAGCGGCAACCTGCTCTCCAGAATCCGTTCCATACGGCGGCAATTCGCTCTTGATATGGGCGTAATCGTCCCCTCACTGCACCTGCGGGACAATCTTCAGCTCAAGCCCGGTGAATATCGGGTCATGATCAAAGGCAACTCCGTGGCTTCGGCGGAAATTCTCATTGATCACTATCTGGCCATGGACCCGGGTGACGCCAAACATCGTATTCAGGGAGTGGACACCGTGGAACCGGCTTTCAACCTGCCTGCGGTCTGGATTCCCGAGGCACAAAAGGAAGAGGCCATGCTCGCCGGCTACACCGTGGTGGATCCTTCCACTGTGGTGGCCACGCACCTTACGGAAGTGTTCCGCAGAAACCTTCACGAATTCCTCGGCCGACAGGAAGTGCAGGAACTTTTGGACAACCTCTCGGAACGCGCACCCAAGGCCGTGGAAAACCTGGTGCCGGGCATCATGTCTCTGGGCGTGATGCAAAAAGTTCTGCAATCACTGGTGCAGGAAGGCGTTTCCATTCGCGACCTGCTGACCATCGTGGAGACCCTGGCCGACTATGGCACAGCCATTCAGGATCCGGCTCAGCTGACGGAATACGTGCGTTCCCGCATGGGGCGGACCATTCTCAAGCCTTACCTGGCTTCGGACGGCAGCCTGCCCATCCTGACCCTGGATCCGGATATTGATCAAGTACTTAACGACAGCCTGCGCCAGACCGACCAGGGTGCGTATCTTGCCCTGGAGCCAGGCTTGGCCCAGCGCATCATCCAGAACATCAACCAAACCCTGGACAACGCCGTGGGTACGGACGGCACCCCGGTACTGCTGGTGACGCCTCACCTGCGTACCCATCTGGCGCAGCTTACGGTTCGTTTTCTGCCGACACTGCCGGTTATTTCCCAGGCCGAAATTCCGGCGGACGTGAAAATCCACTCCCTGGCCGTGGTTAAGTTGAGCTAG
- the flhB gene encoding flagellar biosynthesis protein FlhB has translation MAFGQEDPSKTEKATPKRRKKARGEGNVPKSSEMSKVMTLLTGVIMLRIMVPYFYERLGGIYRWSLHDAVGMELDKQRAYELFVWCVKEIALLVMPILLVVALIAFLTMRLQVGQLWTTKVFKPKWGRMFNLVKGIKRLMISPQALFRLGKSVGQAVAVGIAPVIILRQEYPKLITLFDMTPEAVAVYILSIGYKMACYALIPMLIIGIIDLIYNRWNYEEQLKMTKDEIKDERKQAEGDPEVRAEQRKKMMESMAQRMMESVPKADVVVTNPVHLAIALSYNPLDAPAPLVLAKGSGATAERIKDIAREHNIPIREDKPLAQALYKQVEIGDTIPEELFQAVAAILARLDKFRANR, from the coding sequence ATGGCCTTTGGACAAGAAGATCCGAGTAAAACGGAAAAAGCCACCCCCAAGCGTCGGAAAAAAGCCCGCGGCGAGGGCAACGTTCCGAAAAGCAGTGAAATGAGCAAGGTCATGACCCTGCTCACGGGTGTGATCATGCTTCGGATCATGGTTCCCTACTTCTATGAGCGCCTGGGAGGTATCTACCGCTGGAGCTTGCATGATGCCGTTGGCATGGAACTGGATAAGCAGCGCGCCTACGAATTGTTCGTCTGGTGCGTCAAGGAAATCGCCCTGCTCGTCATGCCCATTCTTCTTGTCGTGGCGCTCATCGCTTTTCTGACCATGCGCCTGCAGGTCGGTCAGCTTTGGACGACCAAGGTGTTCAAGCCCAAATGGGGACGGATGTTCAACCTGGTCAAAGGGATCAAGCGCCTCATGATCAGCCCTCAGGCACTGTTCCGGCTGGGCAAAAGCGTGGGGCAGGCCGTTGCCGTGGGTATTGCTCCCGTGATCATCCTGCGCCAGGAGTACCCGAAGCTGATTACCCTCTTCGACATGACGCCGGAAGCCGTGGCCGTCTACATCCTCAGCATCGGCTACAAAATGGCCTGCTATGCCCTGATTCCCATGCTCATCATCGGCATCATCGACTTGATCTACAACCGCTGGAACTACGAAGAGCAGTTGAAAATGACCAAGGACGAAATCAAGGATGAACGCAAACAGGCTGAAGGTGACCCGGAAGTCCGCGCTGAACAGCGTAAAAAAATGATGGAAAGCATGGCCCAGCGCATGATGGAAAGCGTCCCCAAAGCGGACGTTGTGGTTACCAACCCGGTCCATCTGGCCATTGCGCTGAGCTACAACCCGCTCGATGCTCCTGCTCCCCTGGTACTGGCCAAAGGCTCGGGTGCCACGGCGGAACGCATTAAGGATATCGCCCGCGAACACAACATTCCCATCCGTGAAGACAAGCCTCTGGCACAGGCTTTGTATAAACAGGTGGAGATCGGGGACACCATCCCCGAGGAGCTGTTCCAGGCGGTTGCCGCGATTCTTGCCAGACTTGACAAATTCCGCGCCAATCGTTGA
- the fliR gene encoding flagellar biosynthetic protein FliR — MDIFNFDPNKLLSFYLTLFRFSVVLFLLPFFGGKTVPKPVKAALVLVLSLAVWPDLSFPGSLMPGNPWEIIIMFLGELLMGLIMGMMVQFLFAAIQTGGQLIGFQMGFAMVNVVDPLTGTSEAVTAHFLYMIAMLTFLALNGPLHLLNGVAESFKLVPPGSLLLTPEAVNQVLDFSKQIFVLAIRIAAPIMAALFMVDLALALIGRAAPQMHVLVLGFPIKISVGFFFLGMLFDIMATYVGNYIQALDAVYINLFRALGPGTGG, encoded by the coding sequence ATGGATATTTTCAATTTCGATCCGAACAAGCTGCTCAGCTTTTATCTCACACTGTTTCGATTCAGCGTGGTGCTTTTTCTGCTGCCGTTTTTCGGTGGAAAGACCGTCCCCAAACCCGTCAAGGCCGCCCTTGTTTTGGTGCTCTCCCTGGCCGTCTGGCCGGACCTCTCCTTCCCCGGCTCCCTTATGCCCGGCAATCCTTGGGAAATAATCATCATGTTTCTTGGGGAGCTGCTCATGGGCCTTATCATGGGGATGATGGTCCAATTTCTTTTTGCCGCCATTCAAACAGGAGGACAGCTCATCGGCTTCCAAATGGGATTCGCCATGGTCAACGTTGTGGATCCGCTCACAGGCACCAGCGAAGCAGTCACCGCCCATTTCCTGTACATGATCGCCATGTTGACCTTCCTCGCCTTAAACGGTCCCCTGCACCTGCTCAACGGGGTTGCCGAAAGCTTCAAACTCGTTCCGCCGGGATCGCTGTTGCTGACACCTGAAGCCGTCAACCAAGTTCTCGATTTTTCCAAACAAATATTTGTTCTTGCCATCCGCATCGCCGCCCCCATCATGGCCGCTCTCTTCATGGTGGATCTCGCCCTGGCACTTATCGGTCGCGCCGCTCCGCAAATGCATGTGCTTGTTCTTGGATTCCCCATCAAAATTTCCGTGGGCTTCTTTTTTCTCGGCATGCTTTTCGACATCATGGCCACTTACGTAGGCAACTACATCCAGGCTCTGGACGCGGTTTACATAAACCTGTTCCGGGCGCTCGGGCCGGGAACCGGCGGGTAG
- a CDS encoding M23 family metallopeptidase yields MFFRKYHIVVFKDRQGSCRKFQIRGWTICFLLTLMVGLAAGNIYLWKYYGNHASLERGLAISEKIVQEQKTQLLSLSQKIANLQENLTRIRDFDSKLRVMMNIDQNSGETVNPQGGPTGADFSEGYLPLYRQELLARKMHEFLNQLNVEARLEEVRQQEILQTLRTNQDLMQTTPSIWPTAGWVTSPFGPRISKFTGKREFHKGIDISAPEGTPVYAPASGKVVFAGRDGSYGLTIKISHNSNLLTRYAHLQSVDVKVGHRIQRGEIIGRVGNTGRSTGPHLHYEVRLSGMPVDPRHYILN; encoded by the coding sequence ATGTTTTTTAGGAAATATCATATCGTCGTCTTCAAGGACAGACAGGGGTCTTGCCGGAAGTTCCAAATCCGCGGCTGGACGATTTGCTTCCTGCTTACCCTCATGGTTGGGCTGGCCGCCGGCAACATCTATCTGTGGAAATATTACGGAAATCACGCCAGCCTGGAACGCGGTCTGGCCATCTCCGAAAAAATCGTCCAGGAGCAAAAAACACAGCTCCTCTCCCTTTCGCAAAAAATCGCAAACCTGCAGGAAAACCTCACTCGCATCCGGGATTTCGATTCCAAGCTGCGGGTCATGATGAATATCGATCAAAATTCCGGGGAAACCGTAAATCCCCAGGGCGGTCCTACGGGCGCCGACTTTTCGGAAGGCTACCTGCCGCTCTACCGCCAGGAACTGCTTGCCAGAAAAATGCACGAGTTCCTGAATCAACTCAATGTGGAAGCACGGCTCGAAGAAGTCCGCCAACAGGAAATTCTTCAGACGCTGCGTACCAATCAGGATCTGATGCAGACAACGCCCTCCATCTGGCCCACGGCCGGATGGGTCACCTCTCCCTTTGGGCCGCGCATCTCCAAGTTCACCGGAAAACGTGAATTCCATAAAGGTATCGACATTTCCGCCCCGGAAGGTACGCCGGTCTATGCGCCTGCTTCGGGCAAGGTGGTCTTTGCCGGACGCGACGGCTCTTACGGCCTAACCATTAAAATCTCCCACAATTCCAACCTGCTGACCCGCTACGCACATTTGCAATCCGTGGACGTCAAGGTAGGACACAGGATCCAACGCGGCGAAATTATCGGGCGTGTAGGCAACACGGGCCGCAGCACCGGACCGCACCTCCACTACGAGGTTCGTCTCTCCGGCATGCCGGTGGATCCAAGACATTACATTCTCAATTAA
- a CDS encoding tRNA lysidine(34) synthetase, with amino-acid sequence MPRIKLTYAQKKCVATVGMLMQKTQMASAGARIGIAVSGGVDSFTLLQVLLIRRRILPFPLELMVLHVNPGFDPQDHAPLVDWCARRGVAAHVEVTDFGPRAHSEENRKGSPCFHCSWMRRKRLFELCGQYGLTHLALGHNTDDLVDTFFMNIFQNGRVDGLSCNEPFFGGKLHVIRPALLVEKSYMKTAARQWKLPIWANVCPSNGVTRRADIHDKIEDCMKVGKGTKNKVFNALKRYQLDLTLQNL; translated from the coding sequence GTGCCTCGCATCAAGTTAACATACGCACAAAAAAAATGTGTTGCCACCGTGGGCATGCTCATGCAAAAAACCCAGATGGCAAGCGCAGGAGCCCGCATTGGAATCGCGGTCTCCGGTGGGGTGGACAGCTTCACACTGCTCCAGGTGTTGCTCATCCGGCGACGCATTCTCCCCTTCCCGCTTGAACTCATGGTCCTGCATGTAAATCCGGGATTTGATCCGCAAGACCATGCACCGCTGGTGGATTGGTGCGCCCGCCGCGGCGTTGCCGCCCATGTGGAAGTCACGGATTTCGGTCCACGGGCTCACTCCGAGGAAAACCGTAAGGGTTCCCCCTGCTTCCATTGTTCGTGGATGCGCCGAAAGCGGCTCTTTGAACTCTGCGGGCAATACGGGCTGACGCACCTGGCCCTGGGCCACAACACCGACGATTTGGTGGACACCTTTTTCATGAATATCTTCCAAAATGGTCGCGTGGACGGGCTTTCCTGCAATGAGCCGTTTTTCGGCGGCAAGCTCCATGTAATCCGCCCGGCGCTTCTTGTGGAAAAATCCTACATGAAAACAGCGGCCCGGCAATGGAAATTACCGATCTGGGCCAATGTGTGTCCGTCCAACGGCGTCACCCGCAGAGCCGATATACACGACAAGATTGAGGATTGCATGAAAGTTGGAAAAGGGACAAAAAACAAGGTGTTCAACGCCCTCAAAAGATACCAACTTGACTTGACCTTACAGAATCTCTAG
- the rpoZ gene encoding DNA-directed RNA polymerase subunit omega, whose translation MARITVEDCLEQIGNRFLIVQMAIKRVKQYREGYDPLVDSKNKEAVTALREIAAGKVHPDSDLPTAGILISDKSAE comes from the coding sequence ATGGCGAGAATTACCGTCGAAGATTGCCTGGAACAAATCGGCAACCGCTTTCTTATTGTGCAGATGGCCATCAAGCGGGTCAAGCAGTATCGTGAGGGATACGATCCGTTGGTGGATTCCAAAAACAAGGAAGCCGTCACCGCCCTTCGGGAGATTGCTGCGGGAAAAGTGCATCCCGACAGCGATTTGCCAACAGCGGGCATTCTTATCAGTGACAAAAGTGCTGAATAA
- the dnaJ gene encoding molecular chaperone DnaJ translates to MSKRDFYEVLGVSRDAGEDEIKRAYRKMAFENHPDRNPDDPEAEARFKEAAEAYDVLRDAEKRRRYDQFGHSGMGDNGFSGFSSTEDIFGAFSDIFGEFFGFGGSGGRQGRTRAQTGADLRYSMTISFRDAACGTEVDLKLPKDVLCDDCGGSGAKPGSSPETCPQCGGTGAVQQAQGFFRISVPCPVCHGQGQLISDPCETCGGRGVKRETKDLKVRIPAGVDDGSRLRLRGEGGAGIHGGPPGDLFVDIRVEPDKVFRRQGRDLVVTQDVGLVQAALGDKVLVPTLDEPVTVDIPRGTQGGEVFRIKGMGLPHLGSSHKGDLLVEVKVLTPTRLSRRQEELLQEFQTLEEQKPMNKAKSFFKKAKDRVMGE, encoded by the coding sequence ATGTCGAAACGGGATTTCTACGAAGTGCTGGGCGTCTCTCGAGACGCCGGAGAAGATGAAATCAAGCGGGCCTATCGCAAGATGGCCTTTGAGAATCATCCGGACCGCAACCCCGACGACCCGGAGGCGGAGGCTCGCTTTAAGGAAGCGGCCGAAGCCTACGATGTTCTTCGGGACGCGGAAAAACGTCGTCGGTACGACCAATTCGGGCATTCCGGCATGGGGGACAACGGATTTTCCGGGTTCTCCTCCACCGAGGACATCTTCGGCGCGTTCAGCGACATCTTCGGAGAGTTTTTCGGGTTTGGAGGGTCAGGAGGTCGGCAAGGACGTACCCGGGCCCAGACCGGGGCCGACCTGCGGTACTCCATGACCATTTCTTTCCGCGACGCTGCGTGCGGCACCGAAGTGGACTTGAAGTTGCCCAAGGATGTGCTTTGCGACGATTGCGGCGGCTCCGGGGCCAAGCCCGGTTCCTCGCCTGAAACATGTCCCCAGTGTGGCGGGACCGGAGCGGTTCAGCAAGCCCAGGGCTTTTTCCGCATTTCCGTGCCTTGCCCCGTGTGCCACGGGCAGGGGCAGCTCATTTCCGATCCCTGTGAAACCTGTGGTGGGCGCGGCGTCAAACGCGAGACCAAGGATCTGAAGGTTCGCATTCCCGCCGGGGTCGACGACGGTTCGCGTCTGCGCCTGCGCGGCGAGGGGGGGGCCGGAATACACGGCGGTCCTCCGGGCGACCTCTTCGTTGACATCCGCGTGGAGCCGGACAAGGTTTTCCGGCGGCAAGGCCGGGATCTCGTGGTTACCCAGGACGTTGGACTGGTGCAGGCCGCGCTTGGAGACAAGGTACTCGTACCCACGCTGGATGAACCCGTGACCGTGGACATTCCCCGCGGTACCCAGGGGGGCGAGGTCTTTCGTATCAAGGGCATGGGGCTTCCTCATCTCGGCAGCTCCCACAAGGGCGACCTGTTGGTGGAGGTGAAGGTGCTCACCCCGACCCGGCTGTCCCGTCGCCAGGAAGAATTGCTTCAGGAGTTTCAGACGCTTGAGGAACAAAAGCCCATGAACAAGGCCAAGAGCTTTTTTAAAAAGGCCAAGGACCGGGTCATGGGCG